GGCAAGATGGTGCCCACGCTCGATTTCAGGCAAGTCGAGACGAGCGTGCTGAAAACACTCGATGTGCCGGCGCTGGTGCTATGGGGTGCGAAGGATCGTTGGATTCCGACGGCGCACGCCGCCGAATTCGCCAGCCGCATTCCGGGCGCGAAATCGGTCATGTATGCCGGGCTAGGCCACATTCCAATGGAAGAAGCGCCCGAGCGCGTAATGACGGATCTGCGCGCGTTTCTCGGTACGCATGGCGCGCATATTGCGGCTGGCGAAGACGCGTCGCGCGCGCCGGCCTGAGCTGACCGTTTTTTCCTGCTGTTTTTCCCGCTGTTCCATTCAATCGATGATTTGCGCGCGAATCTCGCGCGCAAATCTCCACGCGTTTCCCTTTCGTCGCACGACGCTGCTCAGCCGCCGCCGAGCAGGCGCAACAGCCCCCAGAGAAATTTGCAGAGTATGACGATCAGCTCCCACAGGTGGTAGAGCTGTTGCCAGCCCGCAACGCGCGCGAAGGAGTCGATCATGTTTTCCGGCAAGAGAAGGTAAGGTCCGCGGTCAGGCTACGCATAAAGGTTTAACCGCACATAATAACCACTGCGGGATACCCCGTATCAAGTCATTTGAAAGTCTGCCGTAAATGCATTGAGGAGACGCTGCATCCGCGCTGGATGACTGTGTCAATTGACTGCGCCAGGCGCGCCATTCAGGAGACGACCATGACGCGTTTCAGCTTTCGCCGGACGACCCATTCACAAACGGTAGTCGGCGATATTGCCGCGCAAGCCGGCAAACTGGGTATCGAGATCTGCGACGTATCGGGCCACGTCGAGGAAGTGGCTGCGCGCGTGCAGCGCCAGGCGCACGTATGCCGGGCGCTGCGCGAATCGGCGGCGCAGACGCTCGCGGGCAATCATCGCATTGCCGCTGCCGCTCGCGAAATGAGCCACGTATCTGCCGAAGCCGCAACCGGCGTGCAGCAATCGCAGCAGACGCTCGAAGCGTCGCTGACCGATATCCACGGACTCGTGGAAGGCGTGACCGTTATCGAAAGCCAGATCGGCGCGCTGCGCAGCGCGCTCGCGCATGTGAGCCGCGTCTCCGAGGAGATCTCGCTGATCGCCCGGCAGACGCATCTGCTCGCGCTGAACGCCGCGATCGAAGCCGCGCGCGCCGGCGACTCCGGCAAGAGCTTCGCGGTAGTCGCGGCCGAGGTGAAGAATCTCTCGGCGAAGACCGCGCAGGCCACCGGACAGATCGAGACAACGCTCTCGCAACTCACTCAGCAAACCGAACAGTTGATCAGCGAGGGTTCCGCCAACACCGCGCGAGCACACCGGGTGCGGGAAGGCACGCGCAAAATCGGCGACGTCGTACAGGCAACCGGCGACGCGATCGCGCATCTGAACAATGAAGCGGGACAGATCGCCATGTTGACCGGCGAGATCGAAATACAGTGTGACGGACTCGAGGCACAGGTGCTGGAAATGGCGAGCGGTGTCGAGAATTCGAGCGAAAACTTCGCGCACGCGAAGGACCGTCTGGGGAATCTGCTCGGTGTATCGGAAACGTTGATCGAACTGACCGCCGCGACGGGTGTGGAAACGGCGGATACGCGTTTCATCGAGGCTGTGCAGAAGGCCGCGGCCGCGGTGAGCAAGGCATTCGAAACGGCCGTGGCGCGCGGTGAGGTGTCGATCGAGGATCTGTTCGATCAGCATTACGTGCCGGTGACCGGGAGCAATCCGCCGCAGTTCCTGACGCGGTTTACCGCGTTGACCGACCGGGTATTGCCGGCTATTCAGGAGCCTTTGCTCGATCTCGATCCACGTGTGGCGTTTTGCGCGGCGGTCGATTTGCGGGGCTATCTGCCGACGCACAATCGCAAGTTTTCTTTGCCGCAACGTGATGACGTGGTCTGGAATATGGCGAATAGCCGTAACCGCCGGATGTTCGATGATCGGACCGGGATTGCGGCCGCCTCACATACGAAACCGTTCCTGTTGCAGACGTACCGGCGCGATATGGGGGGCGGGGAATTTGTGCTGATGAAAGATGCGTCCGCACCCATTTTTGTCGGCGGCCGGCATTGGGGCGGCGTTCGGATTGGGTATAAGGTTTGAGGTTTTTTGGGAGGCCGGTTGGGTACGTGGAACGCGCCCAACCGCTTCCACCCGTCCCCTAAACCGCCATCACAGCCCGCTTTCTCTCCGCCCGCTGCATGAAGTAGTTGGCGACCACGACCCCAACCGTCACCACGGCAATAAACAGCGTGGCCAAAGCGTTCATCTCCGGATTCAGCCCCAAACGAACGCGCGAGAAAACGACCAGAGGCAGCGTCGTCGAACCGGGCCCGGACAAAAACGCCGACAGCACCAGATCGTCGATCGACAAGGTAAACGACAACAACCAGCCCGAAACAAGCGCCTGCGAAATCAGCGGCAACGTGATGAAGAAAAACACCCGCAACGGCGTAGCCCCAAGATCCAGCGCGGCCTCTTCGAGCGAAGGATGCAGTTCCTTCACCCTCGACTGCACAATGATCGCCACATAAGAGATGCACAGCATCACATGCCCGATCCAGATCGTGAAAATGCCACGTCCGGCCGGCCATCCCAACCACTTGGCCATTTCGATGAATAGAAGCAGCAGCGAAATACCCTGAATCACCTCGGGAATCACCAACGGTGCGTTGATCATCCCCGTATACAGCGTGAAGCCGCGAAACCGTCCCATGCGCGCGAGCACGAACCCGGCCCACGTACCGATGATCACCGACGCAAACGCCGTCAACAACGCCACCCGCAACGACAACCACGCCGCCGCGATCAACTCGTCATCCTGCAACAGAGCCGCATACCAACGTGTCGAAAAACGCGTCCACACCGTGACCAGTTGCGATTCGTTGAACGAATACACAATCAGACTCACGATCGGCACGTACAGAAACACAAACCCGATTCCCAGGGCAATGAACTGCAAAATCCGGTTCGGCTTCATCAGCGCTTTTCCTCCATCGCCTTTGCCTGCGAGTACTGGAAAAGCGCCATCGGCACCAATAACAACAACACCATCGCGCACGTCACGGCGGACGCCATCGGCCAATCGGCATTGTCGAAAAACTCATTCCACATCACCCGGCCGATCATCAGCGTGTTCGCTCCGCCCAGCAATTCGGGAATCACGTACTCGCCCACCGCCGGAATGAACACCAGCAAACACCCGGCGATGATGCCGTTCTTCGAGAGCGGCAACGTGATCTGCCAGAACGCTTTCCAGGGTCGCGCACCGAGGTCGTAGGCAGCCTCCAGCAGCGTCATGTCCATTTTCACCAGATGCGCGTACAGCGGCATGACGAGAAACGGCAGATATGAATAGACCATGCCGATGTAAACGGCGGTATTCGTGTGATACAGCTCGATCGGTGTGTGAATCAGCCCGATCGACATCAGGAAATTGTTCAGCAAGCCGTTGTTCTTCAGGATTCCGATCCACGCGTACACGCGAATCAGAAACGACGTCCAGAACGGCAGCATCACGGCCATCATCAGCAGGTTGCGGCTGGCCGGATTCGAACGCGCAATGTAATACGCCATCGGGTAGCCGATCAGCAGGCACAACAGCGTCGAGATCGCGGCCACCACCACGGAATTCACGTAGGTCGCGAAATAGAGGCTGTCGGTCAGCAGAAACGCGTAATGCGACAGGTCGAGCGTGATGTGAATCGCGCCGTCCGCGAAGTTGGTCAACTCGGTGTACGGCGGAATGCCGAGCTGCAAATCGGCGAAGCTGATCTTGACGACCAGCAGGAACGGCACGAGGAAAAACAGCAGCAGCCAGATGAACGGGCCGGCCACCACCGCGGTGCGGCCGGTCAGGTTGAAGCGCCGCACCGGCCAGGTGGCGAAAGAATTGAGCGAGCGCTTCATGACGTCAGTACCACGCCGGCCGACGCGCTCCAGCGCACATACACCTCGTCGCCCCACGTGGGCGGATCGATCTCCGTCAACGCGAGGCTCGTCACATTCGCAATCACCGTTTTGCCCGCGTCGAGCTTCACGTGATACAGCGAATAGCCGCCCATGTAGGCAATATTCGTGACGACGCCCTTGCCCCAGTTGTACGCGCCCTCAGGCGGTTTGCGCGTAAGCGCGATGCGCTCGGGGCGCACCGAAATCGTCACCGGCATGCCGAGCGGACCGGTGATACCGTGGCTGACGTACAGGCGGCACGGCAGATCGGGCGTTTCGATGAATACGTGATCGGGTTCGTCTTCGACCGTATGGCCGTCGAACAGATTCGTCGAGCCGATAAACTCGGCCGAGAAGCGGCTGTTCGGATACTCGTAGACTTCGTGCGGCGTGCCGAGCTGAATG
This genomic stretch from Paraburkholderia dioscoreae harbors:
- a CDS encoding methyl-accepting chemotaxis protein; the encoded protein is MTRFSFRRTTHSQTVVGDIAAQAGKLGIEICDVSGHVEEVAARVQRQAHVCRALRESAAQTLAGNHRIAAAAREMSHVSAEAATGVQQSQQTLEASLTDIHGLVEGVTVIESQIGALRSALAHVSRVSEEISLIARQTHLLALNAAIEAARAGDSGKSFAVVAAEVKNLSAKTAQATGQIETTLSQLTQQTEQLISEGSANTARAHRVREGTRKIGDVVQATGDAIAHLNNEAGQIAMLTGEIEIQCDGLEAQVLEMASGVENSSENFAHAKDRLGNLLGVSETLIELTAATGVETADTRFIEAVQKAAAAVSKAFETAVARGEVSIEDLFDQHYVPVTGSNPPQFLTRFTALTDRVLPAIQEPLLDLDPRVAFCAAVDLRGYLPTHNRKFSLPQRDDVVWNMANSRNRRMFDDRTGIAAASHTKPFLLQTYRRDMGGGEFVLMKDASAPIFVGGRHWGGVRIGYKV
- a CDS encoding ABC transporter permease subunit, coding for MKRSLNSFATWPVRRFNLTGRTAVVAGPFIWLLLFFLVPFLLVVKISFADLQLGIPPYTELTNFADGAIHITLDLSHYAFLLTDSLYFATYVNSVVVAAISTLLCLLIGYPMAYYIARSNPASRNLLMMAVMLPFWTSFLIRVYAWIGILKNNGLLNNFLMSIGLIHTPIELYHTNTAVYIGMVYSYLPFLVMPLYAHLVKMDMTLLEAAYDLGARPWKAFWQITLPLSKNGIIAGCLLVFIPAVGEYVIPELLGGANTLMIGRVMWNEFFDNADWPMASAVTCAMVLLLLVPMALFQYSQAKAMEEKR
- a CDS encoding ABC transporter permease subunit: MKPNRILQFIALGIGFVFLYVPIVSLIVYSFNESQLVTVWTRFSTRWYAALLQDDELIAAAWLSLRVALLTAFASVIIGTWAGFVLARMGRFRGFTLYTGMINAPLVIPEVIQGISLLLLFIEMAKWLGWPAGRGIFTIWIGHVMLCISYVAIIVQSRVKELHPSLEEAALDLGATPLRVFFFITLPLISQALVSGWLLSFTLSIDDLVLSAFLSGPGSTTLPLVVFSRVRLGLNPEMNALATLFIAVVTVGVVVANYFMQRAERKRAVMAV